The following are from one region of the Mus caroli chromosome 13, CAROLI_EIJ_v1.1, whole genome shotgun sequence genome:
- the LOC110308094 gene encoding histone H1.3, translated as MSETAPAAPAAPAPVEKTPVKKKAKKTGAAAGKRKASGPPVSELITKAVAASKERSGVSLAALKKALAAAGYDVEKNNSRIKLGLKSLVSKGILVQTKGTGASGSFKLNKKVASGEAKPKAKKAGAAKAKKPAGAAKKPKKATGAATPKKAAKKTPKKAKKPAAAAGAKKVSKSPKKVKAAKPKKAAKSPAKAKAPKAKAPKPKASKPKATKAKKATPRKK; from the coding sequence ATGTCCGAGACCGCTCCCGCGGCGCCTGCTGCCCCTGCACCTGTGGAGAAGACACCTGTGAAGAAGAAGGCGAAGAAGACCGGCGCCGCTGCTGGGAAGCGCAAGGCGTCCGGACCCCCGGTGTCCGAACTCATCACCAAGGCTGTGGCCGCTTCCAAGGAGCGCAGCGGCGTGTCCCTGGCCGCGCTCAAGAAGGCGCTGGCGGCCGCGGGCTACGATGTGGAGAAGAACAACAGCCGCATCAAGCTCGGCCTGAAGAGCCTGGTGAGCAAGGGCATCCTGGTGCAGACCAAGGGCACCGGCGCCTCCGGCTCCTTCAAACTCAACAAGAAGGTGGCTTCTGGCGAGGCCAAACCCAAGGCCAAGAAGGCCGGCGCGGCCAAGGCCAAGAAGCCCGCGGGAGCAGCAAAGAAGCCCAAGAAGGCGACTGGTGCTGCCACACCCAAAAAGGCGGCCAAGAAGACTCCGAAGAAGGCGAAGAAGCCCGCGGCGGCTGCCGGCGCCAAGAAAGTTTCCAAGAGTCCCAAGAAGGTGAAGGCTGCTAAGCCCAAGAAGGCAGCAAAGAGCCCAGCCAAGGCCAAGGCTCCCAAGGCTAAGGCTCCCAAGCCTAAAGCTTCTAAGCCGAAGGCCACAAAGGCAAAGAAGGCTACCCCTCGCAAGAAGTAG
- the LOC110308109 gene encoding histone H3, embryonic-like, which yields MARTKQTARKSTGGKAPRKQLATKAARKSAPATGGVKKPHRYRPGTVALREIRRYQKSTELLIRKLXXXXXXXXXXSEAYLVGLFEDTNLCAIHAKRVTIMPKDIQLARRIRGERA from the coding sequence ATGGCTCGTACTAAGCAGACCGCTCGCAAGTCCACCGGCGGCAAGGCCCCGCGCAAGCAGCTGGCCACCAAGGCTGCCCGCAAGAGCGCCCCGGCCACCGGCGGCGTGAAGAAGCCTCACCGCTACCGCCCCGGCACCGTGGCGCTGCGCGAGATCCGGCGCTACCAGAAGTCGACCGAGCTGCTGATCCGCAAGCTGNNNNNNNNNNNNNNNNNNNNNNNNNNNNNNAGCGAGGCCTACCTTGTGGGTCTGTTTGAGGACACCAACCTGTGCGCCATCCACGCCAAGCGTGTCACCATCATGCCCAAGGACATCCAGCTGGCCCGACGCATCCGCGGCGAGAGGGCTTAA
- the LOC110308101 gene encoding histone H2A type 1-B/E, producing MSGRGKQGGKARAKAKTRSSRAGLQFPVGRVHRLLRKGNYSERVGAGAPVYLAAVLEYLTAEILELAGNAARDNKKTRIIPRHLQLAIRNDEELNKLLGRVTIAQGGVLPNIQAVLLPKKTESHHKAKGK from the coding sequence ATGTCTGGACGCGGTAAACAAGGAGGTAAGGCTCGCGCCAAGGCCAAGACCCGCTCCTCCCGGGCCGGCCTGCAGTTCCCCGTGGGTCGCGTGCACCGGCTGCTCCGCAAGGGCAACTACTCGGAGCGCGTGGGCGCCGGCGCCCCGGTGTACCTGGCGGCCGTGCTGGAGTACCTGACAGCCGAGATCCTGGAGCTGGCGGGCAACGCGGCCCGCGACAACAAGAAGACGCGCATCATCCCGCGCCACCTGCAGCTGGCCATCCGCAACGACGAGGAGCTCAACAAGCTGCTGGGCCGCGTGACCATCGCGCAGGGCGGCGTCCTGCCCAACATCCAGGCCGtgctgctgcccaagaagacCGAGAGCCACCACAAGGCCAAGGGGAAATAA
- the LOC110308107 gene encoding histone H2B type 1-F/J/L translates to MPEPAKSAPAPKKGSKKAVTKAQKKDGKKRKRSRKESYSVYVYKVLKQVHPDTGISSKAMGIMNSFVNDIFERIASEASRLAHYNKRSTITSREIQTAVRLLLPGELAKHAVSEGTKAVTKYTSSK, encoded by the coding sequence ATGCCTGAGCCTGCGAAGTCCGCTCCCGCCCCGAAGAAGGGCTCCAAGAAGGCGGTGACCAAGGCCCAGAAGAAGGACGGCAAGAAGCGCAAGCGCAGCCGCAAGGAGAGCTACTCGGTGTACGTGTACAAGGTGCTGAAGCAAGTGCACCCCGACACCGGCATCTCCTCCAAGGCCATGGGCATCATGAACTCGTTCGTGAACGACATCTTCGAGCGCATCGCGAGCGAGGCGTCCCGCCTGGCGCATTACAACAAGCGCTCGACCATCACGTCCCGGGAGATCCAGACGGCCGTGCGCCTGCTGCTGCCGGGGGAGCTGGCCAAGCATGCCGTGTCGGAGGGCACCAAGGCCGTTACCAAGTACACCAGCTCCAAGTGA